A genome region from Oscillatoria sp. FACHB-1406 includes the following:
- a CDS encoding mechanosensitive ion channel domain-containing protein, translated as MLALFEAPYRVGDRVKIKDYYGEVVGYGLRGIRLQTPDDNLVLKVSAIANATSLCIFVALRDYRQPVRLAL; from the coding sequence TTGTTAGCCCTCTTTGAAGCGCCCTATCGCGTGGGCGATCGCGTCAAAATTAAAGACTATTACGGCGAAGTTGTCGGCTATGGTTTGCGGGGAATTCGCTTGCAAACGCCCGATGATAATCTCGTATTGAAAGTTAGCGCGATCGCTAATGCAACATCTCTTTGTATTTTTGTTGCGCTTCGGGACTATCGACAACCAGTTCGACTCGCACTCTAA